From the Corythoichthys intestinalis isolate RoL2023-P3 chromosome 13, ASM3026506v1, whole genome shotgun sequence genome, one window contains:
- the LOC130928014 gene encoding zinc finger protein 271-like, which translates to MFARITPAAVKFQEELCGVKEEPPRQQHSNVSKIMPAEVVLHRLEDVRLVHRPERQECAHMKEEEEEESPYVKNVEEEFVHIKEECLIRVENPHFEEQQQRYPLKKEDDDQPYVKVEVVDIPKWTDETLKGEDGDPSEASRGAELLSGSSSKEGFQADNLIARPSESDDFTSRSLFCFRRFLGAEPESPGVKEDVELPQIKEEEPEPCQQKEREEQLPIKKEEEELPYGKKEEDGHITSSTGEPLKSEDGLSEASRAAEPPSRGSSISSTEGLQADIYIAPSDRDRATSHSTSNDDGHKTCCGDDKLCKCSQCGKTKSNLNQHTRTHTGEKRFSCSVCGQKFTQKSHLDRHTRTHTGKKPFSCSICGKSFVQKGDLTKHTRTHTGEKPFSCSVCSRRFAQKENLKSHERTHTGEKPFSCSVCGQRFAKNVNLQSHERTHTGEKPFSCSVCGQRFAWKELLERHERTHTGEKPFSCSVCGQRFARKEKLERHERTHTGEKPFSCSVCGQRFAQKENLLGHERTHTGEKPFSCSVCGQRFARKKNLTSHERTHTAEKPFSCSVCGQRFTQKISLNIHIRIHTGEKPFSCSDCGKRFVRKGDLTKHTRTHTGEKPFSCSVCGKRFAHKENLLGHERTHTGEKPFSCSVCGQRFARKKNLTRHERTHTAEKPFSCSVCGQRFTQKSSLKIHIRIHTGEKPFSCSDCGKRFVRKGDLTKHTRTHTGEKPFSCSVCGQRFAQKENLLGHERTHTGEKPFSCSVCGQRFAQKENLLGHERTHTAEKPFSCSVCGQRFTQKISLKIHIRIHTGEKPFSCSDCGKRFVHKGDLTKHTRTHTGEKPFSCSVCGQGFSQKQNLKSHERTHTGEKPFSCSVCGQRFARKKNLTSHERTHTAEKPFSCSVCGQRFTQKSNLKIHIRIHTGEKPFSCSDCGQGFVRKDRIEKHFCFGVTSCGQ; encoded by the exons ATGTTCGCGAGGATCACACCGGCTGCAGTAAAGTTCCAGGAGGAACTTTGCGGAGTAAAAGAGGAGCCTCCACGTCAGCAACACTCGAATGTGTCCAAAATAATGCCCGCAGAGGTTGTTCTTCACAGACTAGAAG atgtcaggctAGTGCATCGTCCTGAACGCCAGGAGTGTGCTCACATgaaagaagaagaggaggaagagTCGCCATACGTCAAGAACGTGGAGGAAGAATTCGTCCACATTAAAGAGGAGTGTCTCATTAGAGTTGAGAACCCCCACTTTGAGGAGCAGCAGCAACGTTATCCCCTCAAAAAGGAGGACGACGACCAGCCATATGTTAAAGTGGAGGTGGTGGACATCCCCAAGTGGACCGATGAGACCTTGAAGGGTGAAGATGGAGATCCGAGTGAGGCCAGCAGAGGGGCGGAGCTTCTGAGTGGCAGCAGTTCAAAAGAAGGATTCCAAGCAGACAACCTCATCGCTCGACCATCAGAAAGTGACGACTTCACATCACGCTCGCTGTTCT GTTTCAGAAGATTTCTTGGTGCTGAGCCAGAATCTCCTGGTGTAAAAGAGGATGTTgagctcccccaaatcaaagagGAGGAACCAGAGCCCTGTCAACAGAAGGAGAGAGAAGAgcaacttccaatcaaaaaggaggaggaggagctgcCATATGGTAAAAAGGAGGAAGACGGGCATATCACCAGTTCTactggtgagcccttgaagagTGAAGATGGTCTGAGTGAGGCCAGCAGAGCGGCGGAGCCTCCAAGCAGGGGGAGTAGCATCAGCTCAACAGAAGGACTGCAAGCAGACATTTACATTGCTCCATCGGACAGAGATCGCGCCACGTCACACTCAACTTCCAATGATGATGGTCATAAGACATGTTGTGGTGACGACAAACtctgcaaatgctctcagtgtgggaaaaccAAGAGCAACTTAAatcaacacacaagaacccacactggcgaaaaacgtttttcctgctcagtttgtggtcaaaaattcacTCAGAAGAGCCACTTAGacagacacacaagaacccacactggtaaaaaacctttttcctgctcaatatgtggaaaaagttttgttcAGAAGGGAGACTtaacaaaacacacaagaacccacactggcgaaaaacctttttcctgctcagtttgtagtCGAAGATTTGCTCAAAAGGAAAACttaaaaagtcacgaaagaacccacactggtgaaaaacctttttcctgctcagtttgcggtCAAAGATTCGCTAAAAATGTAAACTTACAAAGTCatgaaagaacccacactggtgaaaaacctttttcctgctcagtttgtggtcaaagattcgcttGGAAAGAATTGTTAGAAAGGCACGAAAGAACGCACacgggtgaaaaacctttttcctgctcagtttgtggtcaaagattcgctcgGAAGGAAAAGTTAGAAAGgcacgaaagaacccacaccggtgaaaaacctttttcctgctcagtttgcggtCAAAGATTCGCTCAGAAGGAAAACTTACTAGgtcacgaaagaacccacaccggtgaaaaacctttttcctgctcagtttgtggtcaaagattcgctcgGAAGAAAAACTTAACAAgtcacgaaagaacccacactgccgaaaaacctttttcctgctccgtttgtggtcaaagattcactcaaAAAATTAGCTTGAATATACACATAAGaatacacactggagaaaaacctttttcctgctcagattgtggaaagagatttgtccgtaagggagacttaacaaaacacacaagaacccacaccggtgaaaaacctttttcctgctcagtttgcggtAAAAGATTCGCTCACAAGGAAAACTTACTAGgtcacgaaagaacccacaccggtgaaaaacctttttcctgctcagtttgtggtcaaagattcgctcgGAAGAAAAACTTAACAAGacacgaaagaacccacactgccgaaaaacctttttcctgctccgtttgtggtcaaagattcactcaaAAAAGTAGCTTGAAAATACACATAAGaatacacactggagaaaaacctttttcctgctcagattgtggaaagagatttgtccgtaagggagacttaacaaaacacacaagaacccacactggagaaaaacctttttcctgctcagtttgcggtCAAAGATTCGCTCAGAAGGAAAACTTACTAGgtcacgaaagaacccacaccggtgaaaaacctttttcctgctcagtttgcggtCAAAGATTCGCTCAGAAGGAAAACTTACTAGgtcacgaaagaacccacactgccgaaaaacctttttcctgctccgtttgtggtcaaagattcactcaaAAAATTAGCTTGAAAATACACATAAGaatacacactggagaaaaacctttttcctgctcagattgTGGAAAGAGATTTGTCCATAAGGGAGACTtaacaaaacacacaagaacccacaccggtgaaaaacctttttcctgctcagtttgtggtcaaggattctctcaaaagcaaaacttaaaaagtcacgaaagaacgcacactggtgaaaaacctttttcctgctcagtttgtggtcaaagattcgctcgGAAGAAAAACTTAACAAgtcacgaaagaacccacactgccgaaaaacctttttcctgctccgtttgtggtcaaagattcactcaaAAAAGTAACTTGAAAATACACATAAGaatccacactggagaaaaacctttttcctgctcagattgtggtcaaggattcgttCGGAAGGATCGGATTgagaaacacttttgttttggtGTGACAAGCTGTGGCCAATGA